One Myripristis murdjan chromosome 18, fMyrMur1.1, whole genome shotgun sequence DNA window includes the following coding sequences:
- the LOC115376643 gene encoding tripartite motif-containing protein 16-like has translation MAQRGTQLDSSRFCCSICLDLLKDPVALPCGHSYCMSCIKSHWDGEDQRRIYSCPQCRQTFTPRPVLVKNTMLAELVEELEKTGLQAAPPDLCYAGPGDVVCDVCTGRKLKALKSCLVCLVSYCQQHLQPHYESPAFENHMLVDPSKNLKDNLCSRHGEMMKIFCRTDQQCICYLCSMEEHKGHKTVSASAERSERQKGLRKSRKKIQQRIQDREKDVKVLQQEVEAINRSADGAVEDSEKIFSELLHLLEKRRSDVKQQIRSQQEAEVSCAEELEEKLKQEIAELRRKDAELERLSHTEDHTHFLHSYPSLSRLSGSTDFPSTDIRPLWHFQDVTAALTELRNKLWGVFSEEWTKISRTVTEPDVLLSRPQPKTRDEFLQYSSQLTVDANTANTWLSLSEGNRRITVTTKEQSYLACPDRFTDCCQVLSRESLTGCCYWEVEWKGWGASIAVTYQDVSRTGSESRFGHNDKSWRLRCDKNSYKFIHNSEETFIQGPVSYRIGVYLDHRAGVLSFYSVSETMTLLHRVHTTFTQPLHAGIHFHLTGFSAEFCELK, from the coding sequence ATGGCACAGCGAGGAACTCAGCTGGACTCGTCCAGATTctgctgttccatctgtctggatctacTGAAGGATCCAGTGGCTCTTCCCTGTGgtcacagctactgcatgagctgtattaaatCCCACTGGGATGGAGAGGACCAGAGGAGAATCTACAGCTGCCCACAGTGCAGACAGACCTTCACCCCAAggcctgtcctggtgaaaaataccatgttagcagagttagtggaggagctggagaagacgggactccaagctgctcctcctgatctctgctatgctggacctggagatgtggtCTGTGATGTTTGCACTGGGAGAAAGCTGAAAGCCCTCAAAtcctgtctggtgtgtctggtctCTTACTgtcagcagcacctccagcctcactatgAATCTCCTGCCTTTGAAAACCACATGCTGGTCGACCCTTCCAAGAACCTGAAGGACAACCTCTGCTCTCGTCATGGCGAGATGATGAAGATCTTCTGCCGCACTGACCAGCAGTgcatctgttatctctgctccatggaggAACACAAAGGCCACAAGACAGTCTCAGCTTCAGCAGAAAGAAGTGAGAGGCAGAAAGGGCTCAGAAAGAGCCgcaaaaaaatccagcagagaatccaggacagagagaaagacgtgaaggtgcttcagcaggaggtggaggccatcaatCGCTCTGCTGATggagcagtggaggacagtgagaaGATCTTCAGCGAGCTGCTCCATCTGCttgagaaaagaaggtctgatgtgaagcagcagatcagatcacagCAGGAAGCCGAAGTGAGTTGTGCTGAGGAACTGGAGGAGAAGttgaagcaggagatcgctgagctgaggaggaaagatgcTGAGCTGGAGcgcctctcacacacagaggatcacacACATTTCTTGCACAGTTACCCCTCACTGTCACGTCTCAGTGGATCTACAGACTTTCCCAGCACCGATATCCGTCCTCTGTGGCACTTtcaggatgtgactgcagctttgACAGAGCTCAGAAATAAACTGTGGGGAGTTTTTAGTGAGGAATGGACTAAGATCTCACGGACAGTGACTGAACCGGATGTTTTACTGTCACGGCCACAACCCAAAACCAGAGATGagttcttacaatattcatCTCAACTGACAGTGGatgcaaacacagcaaatacaTGGCTTTCATTATCTGAGGGAAACAGAagaataacagtaacaacaaaagAACAATCATATCTGGCTTGCCCAGACAGATTCACTGACTGCTGTcaggtcctgagcagagagagtctgactggatgttgttactgggaggtggagtggaaggGATGGGGGGCTTCAATAGCAGTCACATATCAGGATGTGAGCAGAACAGGTAGTGAAAGTCGATTTGGACACAATGACAAGTCTTGGAGATTACGCTGTGACAAAAACAGTTATAAATTCATCCATAACAGTGAGGAAACTTTCATACAGGGTCCTGTGTCCTACAGAATtggagtgtacctggatcacagagcaggtgttctgtccttctacagcgtctctgaaaccatgactctcctccacagagtccacacCACGTTCACTCAGCCGCTCCACGCTgggattcattttcatttgactgGATTCTCTGCAGAGTTTTGTGAACTCAAGTAG
- the LOC115376642 gene encoding tripartite motif-containing protein 16-like: MAQRGTQLDPSRISCSICLDLLKDPVTVPCGHSYCMSCIQSCWDGDDQRRIYSCPQCRQTFIPRPVLVKNTMLAELVEELKKTGLQAAPPDGCYAGPGDVACDVCTGRKLKALKSCLMCLVSYCQQHLQPHYESPAFENHKLVDPSKNLKDKLCSRHGEVMKIFCRTDQQCICYLCSMEEHKGHKTVSVAVERTERQKGLGESRKTIQQRIQVREKDLKVLQQEVEAINCSADGAVENSEKIFSELLCLLEKRRSDVKQQIRSQQEAEVSPAKELEEKLKQKIAELRRKDAELEQLSHTEDHTHFLHSYPSLSRLIGSTHFPSTDIRPLRRFQDVTAALTEFRNKLQGVLSEEWTKILLKVTEPDVLQSQPEPKTRAEFLRYSHQITLDKNTANNHLALSKRNRKVKITSKEQSYPDHPDRFTDCCQVLSRESLPGRCYWEVEWSRWGVSIAVAYQDVSRKGSESEFGLNDKSWTLKSSFNGYQFRHNSEETPVLNPVSSRVGVYLDHRAGVLSFYSVSETMTLLRRILTTFTQPLHAGIHFHLSGSSAEFSELK; this comes from the coding sequence ATGGCACAGCGAGGAACTCAGCTGGACCCGTCCAGAATCTcctgttccatctgtctggatctactgaaggatccggtgactGTTCCCTGTGgtcacagctactgcatgagctgtattcaAAGCTGCTGGGATGGAGACGACCAGAGGAGAATCTACAGCTGCCCACAGTGCAGACAGACCTTCATCCCAAggcctgtcctggtgaaaaacaccatgttagcagagttagtggaggagctgaagaagacgggactccaagctgctccgcctgatggctgctatgctggacctggagatgtggcctgtgatgtctgcacTGGGAGAAAGCTGAAAGCGCTCAAGTCCTGTCTGATGTGTCTGGTCTCTTACTgccagcagcacctccagcctcactatgAATCTCCTGCCTTTGAAAACCACAAGCTGGTTGACCCTTCCAAGAACCTGAAGGATAAGCTCTGCTCTCGTCATGGCGAGGTGATGAAGATCttctgccgcactgatcagcagtgcatctgttatctctgctccatggaggAACACAAAGGCCACAAGACAGTCTCAGTTGCAGTAGAAAGAACTGAGAGGCAGAAAGGGCTTGGGGAGAGCCGCAAAacaatccagcagagaatccaggtcagagagaaagacttgaaggtgcttcagcaggaggtggaggccatcaatTGCTCTGCTGATGGAGCAGTGGAGAACAGCGAGAAGATCTTCAGCGAGCTGCTCTGTCTGCttgagaaaagaaggtctgatgtgaagcagcagatcagatcgcAGCAGGAAGCTGAAGTGAGTCCGGCAAAAGAACtagaggagaagctgaagcagaagatcgctgagctgaggaggaaagatgctgagctggagcagctctcacacacagaggatcacacacatttcctgcaCAGTTACCCCTCACTGTCACGTCTCATTGGATCTACACATTTTCCCAGTACCGATATCCGTCCTCTGCGGCGCTTtcaggatgtgactgcagctttgACAGAGTTCAGAAATAAACTGCAGGGCgttcttagtgaggaatggaCTAAGATCTTACTGAAAGTGACTGAACCGGATGTTTTACAGTCACAACCTGAACCCAAAACCAGAGCAGAGTTCTTACGGTATTCACATCAAATCACACtggataaaaacacagcaaacaaccACCTGGCATTGTCTAAGAGgaacagaaaagtaaaaataacatcaaaagaGCAGTcttatcctgatcacccagacagattcaCTGACTGCTGTcaggtcctgagcagagagagtctgcctggacgttgttactgggaggtggagtggagcAGGTGGGGAGTTTCAATAGCAGTTGCATATCAGGATGTGAGCAGAAAAGGGAGTGAAAGTGAATTTGGACTCAATGACAAATCTTGGACTTTAAAGAGTTCATTCAACGGTTATCAATTCAGACATAACAGTGAGGAAACTCCTGTGTTAAatcctgtgtcctccagagtgggagtgtacctggatcacagagcaggtgttctgtccttctacagcgtctctgaaactATGACTCTCCTCCGCAGAATCCTgaccacattcactcagccGCTCCACGCTgggattcattttcatttgtctggATCCTCTGCAGAGTTTTCTGAACTCAAGTAG